In a single window of the Porites lutea chromosome 14, jaPorLute2.1, whole genome shotgun sequence genome:
- the LOC140924190 gene encoding uncharacterized protein: MTLHGAKDSDFKPVPYTRLAQCERKPRGEINCPDIRRKGTTRLRQAQLVLTRMLRVFDIIAKKHGIRYWLYRGTLLGAVRHNGHIPFDNDVDVCIPKADFEKFVKYGTKELPGDIFFQTEETDRHWKIPPWTGMLGKLRDTRSCYKSCRGCGHNDGLQVDMFVVESDSGGNFVEIYSHSNWFLRRFIFGPIIRKKSEILPLTEVNFDGFSLPAPREWKNILQSLYGDFMIIPPDEELGHIITDTFHSCIK, encoded by the coding sequence ATGACTCTACATGGAGCGAAAGATTCTGACTTCAAACCAGTCCCGTATACAAGATTAGCTCAGTGCGAGCGAAAACCGCGAGGCGAGATCAACTGCCCCGACATTCGTCGCAAAGGAACAACACGGCTTCGACAAGCTCAACTTGTTCTTACGAGGATGTTAAGAGTCTTTGATATCATAGCTAAAAAGCATGGTATTAGATACTGGCTTTATCGAGGGACTTTGTTAGGGGCTGTACGGCACAATGGACACATTCCTTTCGATAACGACGTAGATGTCTGTATTCCCAAAgcagactttgaaaaattcgtAAAATATGGCACGAAAGAGCTTCCCggtgacattttttttcaaactgaaGAAACAGACCGTCACTGGAAAATTCCGCCTTGGACCGGCATGCTTGGAAAACTACGTGACACACGAAGTTGCTACAAGTCCTGCCGCGGTTGTGGGCATAAcgatggtttacaggtcgaTATGTTTGTTGTTGAGAGTGACTCTGGCGGCAATTTTGTTGAGATCTACAGTCATTCAAATTGGTTTCTTCGGAGATTTATTTTTGGTCCAATTATACGAAAAAAGAGCGAAATTTTGCCATTGACAGAAGTCAATTTCGATGGTTTTTCTCTTCCAGCACCGCGAGAATGGAAAAACATTTTACAGTCGCTCTACGGAGATTTTATGATAATTCCACCAGACGAAGAACTCGGTCACATTATTACAGATACGTTCCACAGTTGTATAAAATAG
- the LOC140924931 gene encoding uncharacterized protein, which translates to MLRKINTRKVAFSIGVALALGITWFLIVIKKPPRRNVTDPDLRPNPYNNLAQCERSIQGEINCPDIRHRGKTRLRQAQLVLTRMLRIFDLIAKNHGIRYWLYRGTLVGAVRHNGHNPFDDDVDICIPKSDFEKFVEKGAKELPDDICFQSEATDPHWKVPYVSGMLGKLRDTRSCLKTCITGCKYNDGLTIDMFVVESDDYGNFIEIYSSPHRFLRFIYSPIVREHSEIFPLTQVNFDGFSFPAPREWKKILRALYGDFMIIPALEPLAHKNTDALHSCKEIDPFTVRQRSIKN; encoded by the coding sequence atgttaagaaaaataaacaccCGCAAAGTGGCTTTCTCGATAGGCGTTGCACTGGCGTTGGGAATCACTTGGTTTTTAATTGTAATAAAGAAACCTCCAAGACGAAATGTAACGGATCCCGACCTCAGGCCAAATCCTTACAACAACTTAGCTCAATGCGAAAGAAGCATTCAAGGCGAGATCAACTGCCCCGACATTCGTCACAGAGGAAAAACACGGCTTCGACAAGCTCAACTTGTGCTGACAAGGATGTTAAGAATCTTTGATCTTATAGCTAAAAACCATGGTATTCGATACTGGCTTTACAGAGGGACTTTAGTAGGCGCCGTGCGGCATAATGGGCATAATCCTTTCGACGATGACGTAGATATCTGTATTCCCAAATCAGACTTTGAGAAGTTCGTGGAAAAGGGGGCGAAGGAGCTACCCGATGATATTTGCTTTCAATCTGAAGCAACCGACCCTCATTGGAAAGTGCCGTATGTGAGTGGCATGCTGGGAAAACTACGCGACACACGAAGCTGTCTCAAGACCTGTATCACCGGTTGTAAATATAACGATGGTTTGACTATCGACATGTTTGTTGTGGAGAGTGACGATTATGGCAATTTTATAGAGATCTACTCTTCCCCACATCGTTTTTTACGATTCATCTACAGTCCAATTGTTAGAGAACACAGCGAAATTTTTCCACTAACCCAAGTAAATTTCGATGGATTTTCTTTTCCGGCTCCGCGAGAATGGAAGAAAATTTTACGGGCGCTGTACGGAGATTTTATGATAATTCCAGCCTTGGAACCTCTTGCTCATAAAAATACAGATGCACTTCACAGCTGTAAAGAGATAGATCCTTTTACTGTTAGACAGAGAAGTATAAAAAATTAA